The following are from one region of the Penaeus vannamei isolate JL-2024 chromosome 28, ASM4276789v1, whole genome shotgun sequence genome:
- the LOC113827888 gene encoding sodium channel protein para — MLKICLLILLIQDETFVILKNEDQFCKPGLVLKDIIERYFVSPTLLRVVRVAKVGRVLRLVKGAKGIRTLLFALAMSLPALFNICLLLFLVVFIFAIFGMSFFMNVKHTGALDSVYNFETFFQSFILLFQMMTSAGWDGVLSGIINERDCRQPDPETGDPGNCGNQAIGIAYLMAYLVMTFLIIINMYIAVILENYSQATEDVEEGLTDDDYDMYYEIWQQFDPKGTQFIEFSALSEFLDVLEPPLQIHKPNKYKIVSMDIPICKGDLVFCVDILDALTKDFFARKGNPIEDSGDIGEVGPPTDRPGYEPVSSTLWRQREEYCARLIQQAWRKHRQHKDLSSLSEADSQEDFKQADTAVLVESDGYITKNGHKVVIHSRSPSLTSRSTDV; from the exons ATGCTTAAGATATGCCTCCTTATTTTGCTTATCCAAGATGAGACATTTGTTATTTTGAAGAATGAAGATCAGTTTTGTAAGCCTG GTCTGGTGCTGAAGGACATCATAGAACGCTACTTCGTGTCCCCGACGTTGCTTCGAGTGGTCCGCGTGGCGAAGGTGGGGCGAGTCCTGCGTCTGGTAAAGGGAGCCAAGGGTATCAGGACGCTCCTCTTCGCCCTAGCCATGTCCTTGCCCGCGCTCTTCAACATCTGTCTGCTGCTCTTCTTGGTTGTGTTCATCTTCGCAATCTTCGGCATGTCATTCTTCATGAACGTCAAACACACTGGGGCCTTGGACTCTGTTTACAACTTCGAGACGTTCTTCCAGTCTTTCATTTTGCTGTTCCAAATGATGACGTCAGCTGGGTGGGATGGCGTACTCTCCGGCATTATCAATGAGAGAGACTGCCGGCAGCCTGATCCGGAGACCGGCGATCCAGGTAACTGCGGTAACCAAGCGATCGGTATAGCTTACCTGATGGCCTACCTGGTAATGactttcctcatcattatcaacatgtaCATTGCTGTCATCCTCGAGAATTATTCCCAGGCAACAGAAGACGTGGAAGAAGGTCTCACCGACGATGACTACGATATGTACTACGAGATCTGGCAGCAGTTCGATCCCAAAGGCACACAGTTTATCGAATTCTCAGCTCTCTCAGAATTTTTGGACGTGTTAGAGCCTCCCCTTCAGATTCACAAGCCAAACAAGTACAAAATCGTGTCAATGGATATCCCCATTTGCAAAGGAGACCTTGTATTCTGCGTTGATATCCTTGATGCATTGACTAAGGACTTCTTCGCTCGTAAAGGAAACCCAATTGAAGACTCTGGTGATATAGGTGAAGTAGGACCTCCTACTGATAGGCCTGGTTACGAACCAGTGTCCTCAACGCTATGGCGTCAACGCGAAGAATATTGTGCTCGACTAATACAACAAGCGTGGCGCAAACACCGACAGCATAAagatctctcctcactctctgaAGCTGATTCCCAAGAAGACTTCAAGCAAGCAGATACCGCCGTCCTGGTGGAAAGTGATGGATATATAACAAAAAACGGCCATAAGGTGGTGATTCACTCGCGATCACCATCGTTGACGTCACGGTCCACAGATGTGTGA
- the LOC113827885 gene encoding sodium channel protein para-like → MKCDLRCDAAAFISKQKLYVHLSTGLVLKDIIEKYFVSPTLLRVVRVAKVGRVLRLVKGAKGIRTLLFALAMSLPALFNICLLLFLVMFIFAIFGMSFFMNVKHTGALDSVYNFETFFQSFILLFQMMTSAGWDGVLSGIINERDCRQPDPETGDPGNCGNQPIGIAYMMAYLVMTFLIIINMYIAVILENYSQATEDVEEGLTEDDYDMYYEIWQEFDPKGTQFIEFGTLSDFMDVLEAPLQIHKPNKYKIVSMDIPICKGDLVFCVDVLDALTKDFFARKGNPIEDSGDMGEVGPPAERPGYEPVSSTLWRQREEYCARLIQQAWRKHRQLKDQSSMSGSGSQEDFKQADTAVLVESDGYITKNGHKVVIHSRSPSLTSRSTDV, encoded by the exons ATGAAGTGCGacttg AGGTGTGATGCAGCAGCATTCATCTCAAAACAGAAGCTTTACGTGCATCTTTCCACAGGCCTGGTGCTAAAGGACATTATCGAGAAGTACTTCGTTTCCCCGACGTTACTTCGAGTGGTTCGCGTGGCGAAGGTGGGGCGAGTCCTGCGTCTGGTAAAGGGAGCCAAGGGTATCAGGACGCTCCTCTTCGCCTTAGCCATGTCCTTGCCCGCGCTCTTCAACATCTGTCTGCTGCTTTTCCTCGTTATGTTCATCTTCGCAATCTTCGGCATGTCATTCTTCATGAACGTCAAACACACTGGGGCCTTGGACTCTGTTTACAACTTCGAGACGTTCTTCCAGTCTTTCATTTTGCTGTTCCAAATGATGACGTCAGCTGGGTGGGACGGTGTACTTTCCGGCATTATCAATGAGAGGGACTGCCGGCAGCCTGATCCGGAGACCGGCGATCCAGGAAACTGTGGTAATCAACCCATCGGTATCGCTTACATGATGGCCTACCTGGTAATGaccttcctcatcattatcaacatgtaCATTGCTGTCATCCTCGAGAATTATTCCCAGGCAACAGAAGACGTGGAAGAAGGTCTCACAGAGGATGATTACGACATGTACTACGAGATCTGGCAAGAGTTCGATCCCAAAGGCACACAGTTTATAGAATTTGGCACTCTCTCTGACTTCATGGATGTACTGGAGGCTCCCCTTCAGATTCACAAGCCAAATAAGTACAAAATCGTGTCAATGGACATCCCTATATGCAAAGGAGACCTCGTTTTCTGTGTGGACGTCCTCGATGCACTAACCAAGGACTTCTTTGCTCGTAAAGGAAATCCAATAGAGGATTCTGGCGATATGGGTGAAGTAGGACCCCCTGCTGAAAGACCTGGTTACGAACCAGTGTCCTCAACGTTATGGCGTCAACGCGAAGAATACTGCGCTCGGCTAATACAACAAGCGTGGCGCAAACACCGACAGCTCAAAGACCAGTCGTCAATGTCAGGAAGCGGTTCACAAGAAGACTTCAAGCAAGCAGATACCGCCGTCCTGGTGGAAAGTGATGGATATATAACAAAAAACGGCCATAAGGTGGTGATTCACTCGCGATCACCATCGTTGACGTCACGGTCCACAGATGTGTGA